In Manis pentadactyla isolate mManPen7 chromosome 8, mManPen7.hap1, whole genome shotgun sequence, the following are encoded in one genomic region:
- the RGR gene encoding RPE-retinal G protein-coupled receptor isoform X3, producing MEESGSLPTGFGELEVLAVGTLLLVEALTGLSLNSLTILSFCKTPELRTPRHLLVLSLALADSGISLNALVAATSSLLRRWPYGSNGCQAHGFQGFVTALASICSSAAIAWGRYHHYCTRSQLAWNTALSVVLCVWLSSAFWAALPLLGWGHYDYEPLGTCCMLDYSRGDRNFTSFLFTLASFNFLAPLFITVTSYRLMEQKLRKAGRLQVPALIAKTVPTVNAINYGLGSGMVHRGIWQCLSPPRSQWDRTS from the exons ATGGAAGAGTCTGGGTCCCTGCCCACAGGCTTCGGGGAGCTGGaagtgctggctgtggggacgTTGCTGCTGGTGGAAG CTCTCACTGGTCTCAGCCTCAATAGCCTGACCATCCTCTCTTTCTGCAAGACCCCGGAGCTGCGGACTCCCAGGCACCTGCTGGTGCTGAGCTTGGCTCTGGCAGACAGTGGGATCAGCCTGAATGCCCTCGTTGCGGCCACATCCAGCCTCCTACG GCGCTGGCCTTATGGCTCCAATGGCTGCCAGGCCCATGGCTTCCAGGGCTTTGTGACAGCTCTGGCCAGCATCTGCAGCAGCGCGGCCATTGCCTGGGGGCGTTACCACCACTACTGCACTC GCAGCCAGCTGGCATGGAACACGGCTCTCTCCGTGGTGCTCTGTGTGTGGCTGTCTTCTGCCTTCTGGGCAGCACTGCCCCTCCTGGGCTGGGGCCACTATGACTATGAGCCGCTGGGGACGTGCTGTATGCTGGACTACTCCAGGGGAGACAG AAACTTCACCAGCTTCCTCTTCACCCTGGCCTCCTTCAACTTCCTCGCACCCCTTTTCATCACAGTCACCTCCTATCGGCTCATGGAGCAGAAGCTCAGGAAGGCTGGCCGTCTCCAG GTGCCTGCCCTCATTGCCAAAACAGTGCCCACAGTCAACGCCATCAACTACGGCCTGGGCAGTGGGATGGTGCACAGGGGGATCTGGCAGTGCCTCTCGCCACCGAGAAGCCAGTGGGACCGAACCTCGTGA
- the RGR gene encoding RPE-retinal G protein-coupled receptor isoform X1: protein MEESGSLPTGFGELEVLAVGTLLLVEALTGLSLNSLTILSFCKTPELRTPRHLLVLSLALADSGISLNALVAATSSLLRVSHRRWPYGSNGCQAHGFQGFVTALASICSSAAIAWGRYHHYCTRSQLAWNTALSVVLCVWLSSAFWAALPLLGWGHYDYEPLGTCCMLDYSRGDRNFTSFLFTLASFNFLAPLFITVTSYRLMEQKLRKAGRLQVNTTLPARTLLLGWGPYALLYLYAAIADVTSISPRLQMVPALIAKTVPTVNAINYGLGSGMVHRGIWQCLSPPRSQWDRTS, encoded by the exons ATGGAAGAGTCTGGGTCCCTGCCCACAGGCTTCGGGGAGCTGGaagtgctggctgtggggacgTTGCTGCTGGTGGAAG CTCTCACTGGTCTCAGCCTCAATAGCCTGACCATCCTCTCTTTCTGCAAGACCCCGGAGCTGCGGACTCCCAGGCACCTGCTGGTGCTGAGCTTGGCTCTGGCAGACAGTGGGATCAGCCTGAATGCCCTCGTTGCGGCCACATCCAGCCTCCTACG TGTCTCCCACAGGCGCTGGCCTTATGGCTCCAATGGCTGCCAGGCCCATGGCTTCCAGGGCTTTGTGACAGCTCTGGCCAGCATCTGCAGCAGCGCGGCCATTGCCTGGGGGCGTTACCACCACTACTGCACTC GCAGCCAGCTGGCATGGAACACGGCTCTCTCCGTGGTGCTCTGTGTGTGGCTGTCTTCTGCCTTCTGGGCAGCACTGCCCCTCCTGGGCTGGGGCCACTATGACTATGAGCCGCTGGGGACGTGCTGTATGCTGGACTACTCCAGGGGAGACAG AAACTTCACCAGCTTCCTCTTCACCCTGGCCTCCTTCAACTTCCTCGCACCCCTTTTCATCACAGTCACCTCCTATCGGCTCATGGAGCAGAAGCTCAGGAAGGCTGGCCGTCTCCAG GTGAACACCACTCTTCCAGCCAGGACACTGCTGCTTGGTTGGGGCCCCTATGCTCTCCTGTATCTGTACGCAGCCATCGCGGATGTGACCTCCATCTCCCCCAGGCTGCAGATG GTGCCTGCCCTCATTGCCAAAACAGTGCCCACAGTCAACGCCATCAACTACGGCCTGGGCAGTGGGATGGTGCACAGGGGGATCTGGCAGTGCCTCTCGCCACCGAGAAGCCAGTGGGACCGAACCTCGTGA
- the RGR gene encoding RPE-retinal G protein-coupled receptor isoform X2 — protein MEESGSLPTGFGELEVLAVGTLLLVEALTGLSLNSLTILSFCKTPELRTPRHLLVLSLALADSGISLNALVAATSSLLRRWPYGSNGCQAHGFQGFVTALASICSSAAIAWGRYHHYCTRSQLAWNTALSVVLCVWLSSAFWAALPLLGWGHYDYEPLGTCCMLDYSRGDRNFTSFLFTLASFNFLAPLFITVTSYRLMEQKLRKAGRLQVNTTLPARTLLLGWGPYALLYLYAAIADVTSISPRLQMVPALIAKTVPTVNAINYGLGSGMVHRGIWQCLSPPRSQWDRTS, from the exons ATGGAAGAGTCTGGGTCCCTGCCCACAGGCTTCGGGGAGCTGGaagtgctggctgtggggacgTTGCTGCTGGTGGAAG CTCTCACTGGTCTCAGCCTCAATAGCCTGACCATCCTCTCTTTCTGCAAGACCCCGGAGCTGCGGACTCCCAGGCACCTGCTGGTGCTGAGCTTGGCTCTGGCAGACAGTGGGATCAGCCTGAATGCCCTCGTTGCGGCCACATCCAGCCTCCTACG GCGCTGGCCTTATGGCTCCAATGGCTGCCAGGCCCATGGCTTCCAGGGCTTTGTGACAGCTCTGGCCAGCATCTGCAGCAGCGCGGCCATTGCCTGGGGGCGTTACCACCACTACTGCACTC GCAGCCAGCTGGCATGGAACACGGCTCTCTCCGTGGTGCTCTGTGTGTGGCTGTCTTCTGCCTTCTGGGCAGCACTGCCCCTCCTGGGCTGGGGCCACTATGACTATGAGCCGCTGGGGACGTGCTGTATGCTGGACTACTCCAGGGGAGACAG AAACTTCACCAGCTTCCTCTTCACCCTGGCCTCCTTCAACTTCCTCGCACCCCTTTTCATCACAGTCACCTCCTATCGGCTCATGGAGCAGAAGCTCAGGAAGGCTGGCCGTCTCCAG GTGAACACCACTCTTCCAGCCAGGACACTGCTGCTTGGTTGGGGCCCCTATGCTCTCCTGTATCTGTACGCAGCCATCGCGGATGTGACCTCCATCTCCCCCAGGCTGCAGATG GTGCCTGCCCTCATTGCCAAAACAGTGCCCACAGTCAACGCCATCAACTACGGCCTGGGCAGTGGGATGGTGCACAGGGGGATCTGGCAGTGCCTCTCGCCACCGAGAAGCCAGTGGGACCGAACCTCGTGA